Genomic segment of Streptomyces roseifaciens:
TGCACCATCGGCCTACGGGTCCTGGAGATCGCCGCTATGGCACCGCGCGGCCACGGCCTGCGCACCATCGCCATGCCCTGTCTGCAAGTCTGCAAGTCTGCAAGTCTGCAAGTCTGCAAGACCTCTGGCACGCCACCCTCCAGCATGTGCAACTGGTCGTGCGTGAGGGCCTGGAGCGCGTCCTTATCGAGCGGATCTCCGCGCCCGATGGCCGGCGCGTGATGTACCGGGTCGGCGGCCGGATGCCGCTGCATGCCACCGCTCCAGGGCTCGTCCTGCGGGCCTTCGCGCCCGCCCAGGTGCAATCGGACTTCCCTGCTGCTGACCGGTCGGCCGACGAGGACGAGTCGACGGGAACGGCCGAAGGTCTGCGGTCCCGGCTCGCGGCCCTCCGCCGTGACGGGTACGCGCTGTACTCACGCCTCCAACGGGACACCCTCATGACCGGTGTCTCCGCCCGCATCGATGACCGGCACCAGACCGCCATGGCTGGTTCATCGACTGCACCGAGAGTCGTCCCGAGGAACTCGTGCACGACGTCGACCTCGTTGCGGGCCTGCTGCAGGAACGGCGGCATGACCGCCGCAGAGGCCCGCGAGTTGCGGAGGTCGCTGAACACCCTCCGTTGGCCGATCGGTCCCCAAGGCCGGAGCTGCGCGGTCACAGCGGCTGGATCCTCGGCTGAGGTTGAGGTTGAGGTTGAGACTGAGGCGGGCCGCAGGACGGGGCCGCGGCCGGGATCAGGCAGGGGCTGGGGCGGGGTCAGGGTGCGCGCAGCATTCCGCCGTCGATGACGTGGTCGGCTCCTGTGATCCAGGCGGCCTCGTCGGAGGCGAGGAAGGCGACGAGCGCGGCGATGTCCTCGGGTGTTCCGGGGCGTTGCAGCGGGATGCCGCCCAGTCCGGCCACCCATGTGTCCAGGGCCGTCTCGCGATCCGAGCCGTCCCGTGCGGCGGCGCGCTCCAGCAGTTCCTCGGCGGCCGAGGTGATCGTCAGCCCTGGGGAGATCCTGTTGACGCGGACGCCCCGGGGGCCGAGCCGGTCGGCGAGGTTCTTGCTGTACGCGGAGAGGGCGGCCTTGGCGGCCGAGTACGCCGCAGCCTCCCCCATCGGTTCGTGCGCGGCGGTCGAGGAGATGTGCACGATCACCCCGGCGCCCCGGGCGATCATGCCGGGGAGGACGGCCCGATCGAGCCGGACGGCGCCCATCAGATTGGTCTCCAGGTTGTGGAGCCACTCCTCGTCGTCGGTGTCCAGGACACTGTCGGGACGGGTGACCGTGCCGCCGGCGTTGTCGACCAGGATGTCGACGCCGCCCAGCTTCGTCTCCGCCGCGCGGGCCACCCGGGCCGCGTCGTCGGCCACGGCGGCGTCGGCGGTCACGAAGTGCACCCCCTCGGGGAGGCTGCCGCCGGGGCCGCGCGCGGTGGTGAGCACCGAGGCGCCCTCGGCGACCAGCCGCGCCACGATCGCGGCGCCGATGCCCCGGGTCCCGCCGGTCACGACCGCACGCCGCCCGGCCAGACGCCCGGCCAGACGCGCGGCCCCGCCGGTACGGGCCGTGACGCCGGTGGCGGTCGTGCTGTCCGTGAGGGTCGTGCTGTCCGTCGTCCGCGTTCCGGTACTCACCGGACGACCTCCTTCGCGTGCTGCGCCAGCCAGTCGGGGAGCGACTGGAGACCGGGGTTGAGCGCGCGTACGGCGTCGAGGTCGCGGTCCCCGGTGAAGGTGTCGGCGGCCTGGACGTAGTAGGCAAACATGTTCGCCACCTCGTCCGCCGCGAAGGCGCCGGAGGCGCGGTACTCGTCCAGGCTCGCCGGCCGGTAGACGACCTTCTCGCCCAGGGCCGCCGTGAACAGTCCGGCGATCTCCGCGCCGGTGTGGTGGGCGCCCGCGATGCTGACGGTTTCGCCGATCAGCTCGGGGTGGCGGAAGACGCCCAGCGCGGTCCGGCCGATGTCCTCGGAGGCGATCGCGGCGAGCCGGGCGCCGGCCATCGGCAGGGGCCGTTGCCGCCCGGACCCGGACGGCGAACCCGTCCGCGGGAGCCCGGGAGCCTGGGAGCCCGGCTCGCCGTGCCGCTCGCGCGGCGCGGCGGTCGCCGGGATCCGCCACACCGGCCGGTTCAAGAGGGTGCCCCGGCTCGCCAAGATGCTCCGGGTGCCGACGCCGGCCGACCGGGGTACCGGGGCGGCCGTGGCAGCCCGGCACCCCGCCCCAGGCCGCCCGCGAGACCCAGACCCACGCCCCGCACTGCCGGGTCGTCTTCACGGTGTACGAGATGAAACGCCTCGGCCCTGAACCGGGATGTGCGACCCTCCGGGCCCGGGCGCCTGCTGTGCGCGTTCTTCGCCGCCACGGCGGCGACCGAACGGGAGTACATCCGCAGACGGAAACCGGCCGGGCACCTGGAAGGGTGCCCGGCCGGCCACAACCGCGTATCAGACCCGAACCCGCGCTCCCGACACCTACCCGGCGCTCCGGATGTGGGCCCGTGTGGCCCCTGCATCCGGGATACACCTGTCAGGCGCGGTCAGTTGCTGGTGAGAGAGGTCAGCTTGGTTCGGCTGTCTTCGTCGGCAGGAGGTAGGACGACCAGGCACTGGTCGGGGTCCTGGGTGATAGTGAGGATCTGCCAGGGAGGGCGTGGGCGAGTGTGTCCAGGACGCCGCCGGAGGGGGCGGGCAGGCGGCCCTGTTCCAGGCGGGTGTCGTGGTCGACGCTGATCCCGGCCCGGTGGGAGGCTGCGCCGCACCGCACCCTCGGACCTGCGGGGATGCCCCCATTGCAGGCGACACCCCGGCGGGTCACCACGGCTGCAGAAAACACAGCCGCATTCTCAGGGTCCAGCCCACCACACATCCGGCGCTTGACCTTGACGCGGCGGCAAGGTCTCTACTGAGGTCATGAGGATCGGAGAGATCGCCGCGCTCGTCGGGGTCACGACCCGGGCGATCAGGCACTACCACCATGTCGGGCTGGTCCCGGAACCGGAACGGCGCCCCAACGGATACCGGGCTTACAGTGTCCGCGACGCTGTCCTGCTGGCCCGCGTACGTCGGCTGACCGAGCTCGGGCTCAGCCTCGACGAGGTGCGGGACGTCCTCGCGGACGATGCGGGGCGCGACCTGGCCGAGGTGCTGGAGGAGCTGGACACCGACCTCGCCCGGCAGGAGGCCGAGATCGGGGAGCGTCGGCGGCGGCTCGCGGTGCTGCTGGCCGCCGAGCCGGGGGAGACCGAACCGCTGTCCCCCACGCTCGCCGCGCTCCTTGCGAAGGCGCCGGACACGGCCTCGCCCACCGCCGCGAAGGACCGCGAGCACCTGACGCTGCTCGACGTCGCGGGCTCCGGAGGCCAGGAGCTGTACGCCGTGCTCGGACCGTTGGCGGCAGACCCGGCGCTGCTCGCGCTGTACGAACGCCTCGACGCGCTCGCCGAAGCCCCGACGGACGATCCGCGGATCCCGGCGCTGGCAGCCGAGCTGGTGGCGGCCGTCCCCGACGAGGTGTTCGCCGCGATCCCCGCCGAGGGGCAGATCGTGGCCGGATTCCAGGAGGCGCTGCTCGCGGAGTACGCGCCCGCGCAGGCGGAAGTCGTACGCAGGGTCATGGAGGCGTTCATGCACAGGAGCCGGGGATGAGCGGGGCGACCGCTGGGCTTCCCCCGCCCGCGCGGCGGCAGAGGGGAAGCACGGACCGTCCGCTTCCACGCCGACGACCCGCACGCGCTGATCGGCGCCCTGCGCCAGCCTGCGCTCACCTGAATCCCCCCCCGAGAACCCCGAGAACCCCGAGAACCCCGAGAAAGGGCACCTGATGAACACCGCCACCGAGAAGAACCTGGCCTTGCTGCGCACCGCTTATCAGAGGCTGCAGAGCGGCGACCTCGACGCGTGCGTCGAGCTGCTGACAGAGAACTTCATCGCCAACCTCCCCGGGATACCCGAGCGATGGCGGCGTGCAGGGCAGTACGTGAGTGATCCAGCTCGGGGAGGCGGCAGATTCAGACGTAGCGGCCCCGCGAGCGCAGGAATGCCGCCGCGCTGCTGCTGGGGACCTGTCGGCCGCCGCCGACCGCCAGTGGTCCGCCGCACGGGCCGGCCTACCGCCCTCCGCAAGGCCGCCGCGCCCGTGAGACCGCTCGACTGGACGAAGGGTTCGCACAGTGGGGCGCGACAGTCAAGAAGGCACGGAACGCGCCTGCTCGACGCGGGTACAGTCCGCGTCGCGATCGACAGCACAGGTGCGCGCTCGCGGGGGGCCCGAGCCGCGCACGAAGGCGCCGCCTGGTGACCTTCACGTAGTTGAGCTCCAGCCCGTCTTCGGTGAAGGCCGGGTGGATGAGGCGGGAGAGGTAGGAGAGGTCCGGTGCGGCGGCTTGGGCGAAGGCGGGCGTGGCGATGAACGGGTCGGGGTCCGCTCGCGCCCTTGAGGGCCGGCCGTCAGGGACGTGGCCGCGTCGGCAGGTAGTAGGGGCGGTTGTGGGCGGCCACCGGGGGAGACTGGTACGTCCAGGCGCCGACAGCCGGTGCTCCGGCGCCGAGGAGGGCGCGGATGTCGCGGCCGAGGGGGCTGTCCGGGGTGCGGACCGTCAACCGCGTACGGCTGGAGTGTTCACGGGCGGACAGGTCGTACCAGCGGTACGGCTGGTAGACGTTCATGGGGCCGGCGAGCAGGCGTCCCTCGCGGTCGGTGCCGTAGCCGGTTACCGGGGCGGAGTTGGCGGCGACGGCGGTGAGGCCGTCCAGGTCCGCCGTGATGTCGAGCAGCGGGTCCGGGTCCTTTTCCAGGGTGGCGTCGGGGGCGATCGTGGCCGACTTGCACCGTATGGTCCAGGTCTCGCCCGCGGGTCCGTTGAGGGACGGCAGGCCGACCTCGAACCAGCCGGGGTACTTCGGTTCCGCGTAGAGTTCGCGCCCGGCCCTGATGGCGAACGGGTTGTCGCACACGACGTGGAGGCGGGCGATGCCGAGCAGTTTCGTCTGGTCCCAGCCCTGTGCGTACTGGGCGTAGGTCAGGCGCGGCAGGCGGCCGCCCTCGTCCGTCGGGAACGCGATGGCGCTGAACTCGATCTCCTGGGTGATGCCGCCGCCGAACGGGTACTGCGCGAAGTACAGCTGGTAGTTGAGTGATACCAGTGCCTGCCCGTCCTCGAAGGTGGCTGCGGTCAGATCCGGATGGTGTTTGGCGAGCAGCTCGCGGATCGGGTCCGGAGCGACCAGCCAGTCGATGCCGATCTGATGCAATGCCCCGTAATGGAAGGGGAGTTGGAAGGGATCGGGTACGGGCGGCAGGGGCAGGGGGGCGGTCATGCCGAGGCTCCTCGGATCGGTGACGGCGCGATGGCGGCGGGGGACGCCGGGGGTGGGACGAGAGACGCCGGGCGGTCGCGGGCCGCCAGGTCCGCCTCGATGCGCTCAGTGCTGCGCAGGGCGAGCGCGGCCATCGTCAGCGTCGGGTTGGAGGTGGCCACCGAGGGCATGCTGCCGCAGCCGATCGCGTACAGGCCGGGGTGGTCCCAGCAGCGCTGCCAGGCGTCCACCACCGACGTGGCCGGGGAGTCGCCCATGATGTGGGTGCCGGCGGCATGGCCGGCGCCGCGGTAGCCGTACGTGCGGCCGCCGTGTTCGAAGCGGCCGGGCCAGGCCGCCACAGGGGTGTAGTCCGTGTGGTCCTCGGCGCCGAGCAGCGAGAAGATCTGGTCGGAGACCGTCCGGGCCGCCGCCATACCCTCCTTCACATGCTCGTCGAGGTCGTAGGTGACGAGGGGGCGGGGCAGGCCCAGCGGATCGCGCTCGTGCGGGTGGAGGGTGACCCGGTTCGCGGGGTCGGCGCTCTGTTCCATCTCGAATTGGAGGGTGAACTGGCGGCGGATCCGGTCCCCGACCGCCCGCCGTAACTCCGCCCCGAAGAGGCCCCGCTCGGTGAGGAAGTGGTGCACGTCCGCATCGACGGATCCCTTCGCCCAGGCCCAGCCCCACGCCCCGAGCTCGACGCGGAACGGCGCCCGCAGCCGGCGTGCCGTGCCGGTGCGGAAGCCCTCCAAGCCGGAGACCGAGCCGGGACCCCGGTACGGCCCGGCGTCCTCGGGCAGCAGGCCCCAGGTCAGCAGGACCGGGTGATCCATCAGATTGCGGCCGACCTGACCACTGCGGTCGGCGAGCCGGGAGAGGAGCAGCAGCCGGGCGTTCTCCACGGCGTGTGCGGCGAGCACGACGACATCGGCGTGGGCGACGGACACCTCCCCGCCGTACGAGCGGTACTTCACGCCCGTGGCGCGCCCCCGCCCGTCGACGAGCACGCGGCTCACCACGGACCGGTCCCGGAGCGTGACGGTCGTGCTCCAGCGCCCCTGGGTCTTGAGCGGGGTGTACTTCGCATGCGAGGGGCAGTGCGGGACACAGCTCGCGTTGCCCACGCACCGGCTGTCGGGAGCGGGCCGGCCGTGCCGCCCGCGCGGCACATAGCCGCGGCCGCCGTCGTACCGGGGGTCCGGAACGCTGTTGCGCGCGTGCGGGGTGCCGACCACTCTCAGTTCGACCTCGTGCAGGGTGACGGGGTCCTTGACGCGCCGCCCGTCGAGGCGGGCCGCGAGGAGACGGTCCACACGCGAGGCGGGCAGGGCTCGCATGGGGAACACGTAGTCGTCGGGGAAGGGCAGCCCGACGTGCTCGCGCTGTTCGTCTGCATCGGCGGCCACGCCCAACTCCTCCTCGGCCGCCCTGTAGTGGCGCTCAAGGTCGTCGTACGTGAGTGGCCACCGACGTCCGTACCCGAAGGACTCGGTGTCGAAGTCCTCCGGGAGCATGCGCGGCGCGAGGCCGGTCCAGACGTTTCCGGTGCCGCCGTTGACACGGACGTATCCGCTGGCGTACGGGAGAGGGCCCTCCTGCCGCAGGTGGCCGACCGCCCGGAAGCCAGGGATCCCGTCCGCGCCGGAGAGGTCCGTGACCTCGGGCCAGGGGGCTGCAGGATGGGCCCGGTAGGGGGAACCGGGCACCTTGGCGGCGGCCGTCAGGTAGGTGATGAGCGGGTCGGCGGACGGTTCGTGGTCGCCGGGAACACCGGCGCCCGCCTCCAGGACCAGGACCCGCCGGCCGTGCCGGCCGAGCCGGTGCGCGACGAGCGAGCCCGCGACACCGGCGCCGACGACGATCACGTCGTACCGCGTCACCGGCCGCCTCCCTCGACCCCGTTGCCCGGGCCGGACCCGTCGCGTTCCTCGCCCCAACTCCCGTACCCGCCGGGATCAGTGGCGGGAGCCTTGAGACCGGCCGCCTTCCACACCAGGCCCTCGCCGTAGGCGCGCGGGGACACCACGGTCGGCGGGGGCCCCGGCCAACTGCCCGTGTACCAGAGGTAGGTCACCGCCCGGGCCGCTGCCCGCAGCTCGCCATCCATGGCGCCGTCCGGCTCCGGCAGCTCGCGCAGCAGCCGCGCGTACCGCTCCGCGCCGAGCCGTTCCGCGGCGACCGCCCGGTACACCTCGGCCAGCCCGGTGGCCTCCAGAGCCACTCCATCGAAACCGGTCAGCCGCGCCGACAGTTCGGTGAAGCGATGCAAGTCGTCAGTGATGGGCACGCGGGCATCGGTGCCCAGCTGCCTGCCGGTCCATGCGCCGCGCTCCTGGAAGGGCTTGTTCACGACTCCGGGCGAGCCCGGATCTTCGAAGGATGCAACGCTCATAAGGGGTTCGGCCTCGATCCCGAGGGAGCCGAGTCGTGCGAACCAGCTCCGGGTTCGGGGCTCTTCCGGCTCCGAGTCGATCTCGACGTGGCGCCCGGCGAGATGCACGGCGCCGGCAGCTCAGTGACCCGCACCCGCCACGGCCAACCGTGCACGAGATCGTAAGGGTGACGGCAGGGCCGACGAACGAAGAGTCGATTGGCACGCAGCGGTGCCCGGTCACGCTGGATGAGCCGGAATGACCACGCTGTGGGTGGTGTGATCACGGGGCCGCCAGGTTGACGCTGGACGCCCTGTTCACCGGGTTCCGAGGGAAAGCAGCGTCACCTGAACGAGTGATTTCGGCCCGTTGTTCGCCAGTGCACACTCAGAGGAAGAGCGATACGCACCTTCTGGCGTTGACGCCTCTGAGCGGATCTCGCACCCATGGGAAGGGGAACGCGAAAATGACGATCGAAACTCCCGGCGAGGTCGTCAACGGCCCCGGCGAGGCCTTTAACGGCCCCGCAGCAGCGAGCTCGGACAGCGCGGCAGCACTGGCTCAGCAGATCGAGCGGGCCGTCGTGGCAGCCGACGGGACCCTCGTTGCCGGGCAGAGCTCCGGTGCCACGTCGGCGACAAAGCTGAGCGTCGGCACCTATCAGGTCTGCTTCAATGTACCGATCACCAACGGCACCTATGTCGCAAGCATCGGCATTCCCGGCAACGTCGGCACTTCGGCACCCGGTGAGATCACCGTCGTGGGCCGGTTCAACACCAATAACTGTTTGTTCATTCGGACGTTCAACTCGGCAGGGGCGCTGGAGGATCGCGGCTTCCACGTGCACGTGGCGCACTAGAACAGCGACGACGGCGACGACGGTTAACGGATCACCGGACGTGCCTGCGCCTCGCTTCCTGCCTCCGGCTCGCCGGGCTCCTCAGCCGTTCCTGCGGGTGGTCGACGCCTTGACCACCCGCCTCGGTCGTCTTGGGGGCGCCAGGGTACGGGCTGGAGAGGCCGGGGACCTCCTCCTGCAATCGCGGCGTCGACAGCGAACCCAGTCGTTCAGGCTTCCTTGTCAGCGAACCTGGTCGCTCTTCGGCCCGA
This window contains:
- a CDS encoding IclR family transcriptional regulator domain-containing protein, with product MREGLERVLIERISAPDGRRVMYRVGGRMPLHATAPGLVLRAFAPAQVQSDFPAADRSADEDESTGTAEGLRSRLAALRRDGYALYSRLQRDTLMTGVSARIDDRHQTAMAGSSTAPRVVPRNSCTTSTSLRACCRNGGMTAAEARELRRSLNTLRWPIGPQGRSCAVTAAGSSAEVEVEVETEAGRRTGPRPGSGRGWGGVRVRAAFRRR
- a CDS encoding oxidoreductase → MAGRRAVVTGGTRGIGAAIVARLVAEGASVLTTARGPGGSLPEGVHFVTADAAVADDAARVARAAETKLGGVDILVDNAGGTVTRPDSVLDTDDEEWLHNLETNLMGAVRLDRAVLPGMIARGAGVIVHISSTAAHEPMGEAAAYSAAKAALSAYSKNLADRLGPRGVRVNRISPGLTITSAAEELLERAAARDGSDRETALDTWVAGLGGIPLQRPGTPEDIAALVAFLASDEAAWITGADHVIDGGMLRAP
- a CDS encoding MerR family transcriptional regulator, coding for MRIGEIAALVGVTTRAIRHYHHVGLVPEPERRPNGYRAYSVRDAVLLARVRRLTELGLSLDEVRDVLADDAGRDLAEVLEELDTDLARQEAEIGERRRRLAVLLAAEPGETEPLSPTLAALLAKAPDTASPTAAKDREHLTLLDVAGSGGQELYAVLGPLAADPALLALYERLDALAEAPTDDPRIPALAAELVAAVPDEVFAAIPAEGQIVAGFQEALLAEYAPAQAEVVRRVMEAFMHRSRG
- a CDS encoding GMC family oxidoreductase encodes the protein MTRYDVIVVGAGVAGSLVAHRLGRHGRRVLVLEAGAGVPGDHEPSADPLITYLTAAAKVPGSPYRAHPAAPWPEVTDLSGADGIPGFRAVGHLRQEGPLPYASGYVRVNGGTGNVWTGLAPRMLPEDFDTESFGYGRRWPLTYDDLERHYRAAEEELGVAADADEQREHVGLPFPDDYVFPMRALPASRVDRLLAARLDGRRVKDPVTLHEVELRVVGTPHARNSVPDPRYDGGRGYVPRGRHGRPAPDSRCVGNASCVPHCPSHAKYTPLKTQGRWSTTVTLRDRSVVSRVLVDGRGRATGVKYRSYGGEVSVAHADVVVLAAHAVENARLLLLSRLADRSGQVGRNLMDHPVLLTWGLLPEDAGPYRGPGSVSGLEGFRTGTARRLRAPFRVELGAWGWAWAKGSVDADVHHFLTERGLFGAELRRAVGDRIRRQFTLQFEMEQSADPANRVTLHPHERDPLGLPRPLVTYDLDEHVKEGMAAARTVSDQIFSLLGAEDHTDYTPVAAWPGRFEHGGRTYGYRGAGHAAGTHIMGDSPATSVVDAWQRCWDHPGLYAIGCGSMPSVATSNPTLTMAALALRSTERIEADLAARDRPASLVPPPASPAAIAPSPIRGASA